The following DNA comes from Triplophysa dalaica isolate WHDGS20190420 chromosome 5, ASM1584641v1, whole genome shotgun sequence.
GCTGAATGAGCATCTACTCACCGGGCCAGACCTTACAAATACCCTTGTAGGGGTCTTGTGTCGCTTCCGCAAAGGACGAGTAGCCATCATGTGTGATGTAGAGCGGATGTTCCATCAATTTCATGTCGCACCAAGTGACCAAGACTATCTCAGATTCCTGTGGTGGGAAAGAGGCGATATGGAGGCTCCACCTTCAGTGTTCCGCATGAAGGTTCACTTGTTCGGTGCTGCATCGTCACCTGGATGCGCAAACTTTGGGCTCAAACACCTGGCTGCAGAAGGTGAAGGCAAGTTTAGTGAAGCTACAGTGAGGTTTATTCAGCGCAACTTTTATGTTGATGATGGATTAACAAGTTTGGACAGTGAAGAAGAAGCTATCGAGCTTGTTAGAGAGGCAAGAGACCTCTGCAACACTGGTAAACTCCACTTACACAAATTCATTACCAGTAACAAGAAGGTGCTTGCCACAATCCCAAAGCAAGAACTTGCAGAAGTTGTAGCTGACCTGGACATGGCCTTGGGTGAGCACAAGATGGAGCGGGCTCTCGGGGTCCAATGGTGTATTAGCTCAGATAAGTTCCAGTTCAAAGTGAGGGTAAAGGATCATCCTTTCACCAGAAGAGGAGTATTGTCAACAGTGGCCTCAATTTTTGATCCTCTTGGATTTGTGGCACCTATCATTCTAAAAGGTAAACAGATTCTACAAAGGATGTGCCAAGACAAGGTGGGATGGGATGAGCAGCTTCCTGATGATCTCAGGCCGCGTTGGGAAGCGTGGCTCCAAGACCTTCATAATCTTTCAGTGGTAGAGATACCACGGCACTACATGCCATTGGCAGCTAAGGAAGTTCAACAGTGTGAGCTTCACCATTTTTCCGATGCCAGTGTTTCCGGCTATGGAATGTGTTCTTACCTTAGGGTTGTTTCGAAGTCTGGAGAAGTCCAGTGTGCTCTTGTTATGGCAAAGGCAAGGGTTGCACCGACAAAGTTAACAACGATCCCAAGACTGGAACTCTCAGCTGCAGTCGTGGCCACAAGGTCGAGTGACCTGCTAAGGAGAGAAATGGAGATGGAAAATCTACAGGAATACTTTTGGACCGATTCCAAGGTCGTCCTTGGTTACATTAACAATAATGAAAGGCGATTTCATGTATTCGTAGCCAATCGGATCCAGCAGATCAAATCGAGCACAGAACCAAGTCAATGGCGATATGTTTGCTCAGAAAATAACCCGGCTGACCATGCCTCTCGCGGACTCATGGCAAAGGAGCTTGTAGAGTCTAACTGGTTTACGGGACCTCGTTTCTTGTGGCAAAAGGACCTCCCTAAGGAGGAAGAGTTTAAGGTGAGAGAACTCAATGAGGATGACCCAGAAATCAAAAGAGCACAAGTTCACACAACTGAAGCAAATGAGGAAAAGTCCCTATTAGACCGACTTCAGAAGTTTTCGGACTGGAAAAGAGTCGTAAGAGCCATAGCAAGACTTAAGCGTCTTGCAAAGGAGGTGAAAGGTCTAAAAACAAGATCCAATGAAGTTACGACACTTGAAGAAAGAATGGAGGCTGAACAATTCATAATCCATGCAGTTCAAGAAGAAGCGTTCAGTGATGAAATCAAGGCtcttaaacaaaagaaagaggtACAAAGGAACAAGTCAACCAAACTGCACAAGTTGAACCCTTTCAAGGACAGTCAAGATATCCTGAGGGTGGGAGGTAGATTGACGCAAGCAACACTCCATCCTCATGTCAAACACCCAGCTATCCTCCCCAAAGGACATCATGTGTCTCGATTGTTGATAAAGCACTATCATGAGAAGGTGAAGCATCAGGGTCGTGGAATGACCATCAATGAATTACGCTCCGGTGGGATTTGGATCATGGGGTGTAGTAGTGAAGTTTCATCACTCATTTTCAAGTGCATCAAATgcagaaaatacagaaaatgtaatcaAGAACAAAAAATGGCCGACCTTCCCCCAGAGAGAATGGAAGCTACCCCTCCATTTACCTATAGTGGTATGGACTGTTTCGGAccattttattgtaaagatgGAAGGAAAGAACTAAAGAGGTATGGGCTTCTATTCACCTGCATGTGTTCACGTGCCATCCACATTGAGGTATTGGATGACCTTTCCACTGATGCTTTCCTAAACGCGTTGCGCTGTTTTATTGCTATAAGAGGCAATGTAAGTCAACTACGAAGTGACCAAGGCACAAACTTTGTGGGGGCACGCAATGAATTCCAAGAATTAATGAAAGGAATGGATCAAGAACGTGTGAAAGAGTTGGGATGCAACTTCTTCATGAACACACCTGCTTCCAGTCACATGGGTGGGGTCTGGGAGAGGCAGATTCGGACTGTGAGAAATGTTCTCACAGCCATTCTAGACCAGTCTTCTGGAAGATTAGACAGCTCTTCATTAAGAACATTCCTGTATGAAGTGATGGCTATAGTGAACAGTCGACCATTGACCACGGAACATCTTAATGATCCTTTAGGTCCTGAACCCCTAACTCCAAACCATATATTGACAATGAAGTCGTCAATAATCGCACCACCACCTGGTGAGTTTGTAAGGGAAGATCTCTATCTTCAGAAAAGATGGAAGAGAGTTCAGTTCTTGTCTAATGAATTTTGGACCAGATGGAGAAAGGAGTATTTGCTGAATCTGCAGCAGAGGAGCAAATGGAACAAGGACAGGAGAAATGCTAAAGTGAATGACATTGTCCTGTTGCAAGATGATGACGCACCAAGAAATAAGTGGAAGCTGGCGAAGGTAGTTGAAGTCTTCCAAGGATCTGACGGAAGAGTCAGAAAACTCAAACTGTTACTTAGTGACACAGCACTAGACATTAGAGGCGCACGCTCACATAAGCCAGTTTATTTAGAAAGGTCAATACACAAAACAGTACTACTGCTTGAGGCCGAATAAGTAGCCTAgttcttcattgttttgtttatatttgaatgtatatGCGTTTATTTACATCATTGTTTTAGAATGTTCTGTTTAGAAAGTCTatttttgtgatgtgaatcACACATTGTGTGATGGTGGGAGTGTAAATGCAGCCggtattttgaatatatttgaaatactcatgtacttttattttgacattccGAAAACCGGAAGTAAGCCCCGTAACCAAAGCGCAGGGACCAAGCGCACATGTAGCGATTCATGCTAGTTTAATTCTTTATACTCCCTGTTTCAACTGCGTATAAGTTTAAGTATATTTGACTTTGAAGATTGCTTCTGGGAAATGACTCTGCCGTTGGTTGAGAAGCAGGCTAAAGTGGTCAGTATTACtgtattctttatttgtcatttatgtattgttttgcaatatttgatgtcttttattttgtttacttgaaCTTTTAGTTCTACGGTGTtaaagtgttaataaacatctgTGTATGGAACCGGAGTCTCGCATTCAATCGATGGGCGGCATagaatatttaacacagaagataaataaatacacatatactttaagagaacagatgtaTATAAACAACAGAATTACACTTTACTGCAGCGGCTTTTGTCAATGTTGCGTTTCCAAAGAACATCTCAACGCacgcttcattgatttaacctcGAGTAGATGCACACATGTTGAATgagcactttacagcaataacaacagctttaaacaacgcttcaagtgcagaaatacaCAAGAAACTTCATTTACACGCAGCTcatctgaagagagagagtcagaTACTCACAAGCGTCTGTCTGCTCCCGCTCAGTGTTTGAGCTGCCCGTCACATccaccaatgataaataaacaacaataatacatactatataactatttataattaCACATAGGATGAGATGTATACCATATTTATCAATCATGGAGGCTTGTTAAACAACTGAAATTGTATTGTAGTTTTGCATTTTCTGCTGTTTCACATCACGTACCACTAGTTGTATAACCACAGTTTGAGGAGACGTGTGAAACcttaaagcaaataaaactttTCCTTCTTCAATTTTGTAGAGAAAGGACCTTTAGGACAAAAGGCTACATTCAAAGGATTAGAGTGACAGTTTATCTACTAATTCTCTGAAAACGTCTTGATCAACAGCACAGTCAATCTTTGTAAATATATCATCAACTAACTTTGGAACATACTGAGTAGATGACGTGCAAATAAACTGAAGCTGTTCCACCAGGTCATCAATGCATTTTCCAGAGACGTTATAGATGCTTCCCAGTTTTAACAAGAGAG
Coding sequences within:
- the LOC130420863 gene encoding uncharacterized protein LOC130420863, whose product is MEDIITRGDAEKVPESELNDRTTWYIPHHGVYHPQKPGKIRVVFDCSAKFQNTSLNEHLLTGPDLTNTLVGVLCRFRKGRVAIMCDVERMFHQFHVAPSDQDYLRFLWWERGDMEAPPSVFRMKVHLFGAASSPGCANFGLKHLAAEGEGKFSEATVRFIQRNFYVDDGLTSLDSEEEAIELVREARDLCNTGKLHLHKFITSNKKVLATIPKQELAEVVADLDMALGEHKMERALGVQWCISSDKFQFKVRVKDHPFTRRGVLSTVASIFDPLGFVAPIILKGKQILQRMCQDKVGWDEQLPDDLRPRWEAWLQDLHNLSVVEIPRHYMPLAAKEVQQCELHHFSDASVSGYGMCSYLRVVSKSGEVQCALVMAKARVAPTKLTTIPRLELSAAVVATRSSDLLRREMEMENLQEYFWTDSKVVLGYINNNERRFHVFVANRIQQIKSSTEPSQWRYVCSENNPADHASRGLMAKELVESNWFTGPRFLWQKDLPKEEEFKVRELNEDDPEIKRAQVHTTEANEEKSLLDRLQKFSDWKRVVRAIARLKRLAKEVKGLKTRSNEVTTLEERMEAEQFIIHAVQEEAFSDEIKALKQKKEVQRNKSTKLHKLNPFKDSQDILRVGGRLTQATLHPHVKHPAILPKGHHVSRLLIKHYHEKVKHQGRGMTINELRSGGIWIMGCSSEVSSLIFKCIKCRKYRKCNQEQKMADLPPERMEATPPFTYSGMDCFGPFYCKDGRKELKRYGLLFTCMCSRAIHIEVLDDLSTDAFLNALRCFIAIRGNVSQLRSDQGTNFVGARNEFQELMKGMDQERVKELGCNFFMNTPASSHMGGVWERQIRTVRNVLTAILDQSSGRLDSSSLRTFLYEVMAIVNSRPLTTEHLNDPLGPEPLTPNHILTMKSSIIAPPPGEFVREDLYLQKRWKRVQFLSNEFWTRWRKEYLLNLQQRSKWNKDRRNAKVNDIVLLQDDDAPRNKWKLAKVVEVFQGSDGRVRKLKLLLSDTALDIRGARSHKPVYLERSIHKTVLLLEAE